A stretch of Panthera tigris isolate Pti1 chromosome E2, P.tigris_Pti1_mat1.1, whole genome shotgun sequence DNA encodes these proteins:
- the LOC102962287 gene encoding galactoside alpha-(1,2)-fucosyltransferase 2 isoform X2: protein MFTINAQGRLGNQMGEYATLYALAKMNGRPAFIPAEMHSTLAPIFRISLPVLHHAAAGRIPWRNYPLNDWMEDRHRHIPGEYVRLTGYPCSWTFYHHVRDEIRREFTLHDHVREEAQAFLRRLRVGGRRPGTFVGVHVRRGDYVHVMPRVWKGVVADRGYLERALGWFRARHRAPVFVVTSNGMAWCRENIDASRGDVVFAGNGLQGSPAKDFALLTQCNHSVITVGTFGIWAAYLAGGDTIYLANFTLPHSPFRWIFKPQAAFLPEWMGIAADLGQARENSP from the coding sequence ATGTTCACCATCAACGCCCAAGGGCGCCTGGGGAACCAGATGGGGGAGTACGCCACCCTGTACGCCCTGGCCAAGATGAACGGGCGGCCCGCCTTCATCCCGGCCGAGATGCACAGCACGCTGGCGCCCATCTTCCGGATCAGCCTCCCCGTCCTGCACCACGCGGCGGCCGGCAGGATCCCCTGGCGGAACTACCCCCTGAACGACTGGATGGAGGACCGCCACCGCCACATCCCGGGGGAGTACGTGCGCCTCACCGGCTACCCCTGCTCCTGGACCTTCTACCACCACGTGCGCGACGAGATCCGGCGCGAGTTCACCCTGCACGACCACGTGCGGGAGGAGGCCCAGGCGTTTCTGCGGCGGCTGCGGGTGGGCGGGCGGCGGCCGGGCACCTTCGTGGGCGTCCACGTGCGCCGCGGCGACTACGTGCACGTCATGCCCCGCGTGTGGAAGGGCGTGGTCGCCGACCGGGGGTATCTGGAGCGGGCCCTGGGCTGGTTCCGGGCCCGCCACCGCGCCCCGGTCTTCGTGGTCACCAGCAACGGCATGGCCTGGTGCCGCGAGAACATCGACGCCTCCCGCGGCGACGTCGTGTTCGCCGGCAATGGCCTTCAGGGCTCGCCGGCCAAGGATTTTGCGTTGCTCACGCAGTGCAACCACAGCGTCATCACCGTGGGCACGTTCGGGATCTGGGCCGCCTACCTGGCGGGCGGGGACACCATCTACCTGGCCAATTTCACCCTCCCGCACTCCCCCTTCCGTTGGATCTTTAAGCCCCAAGCCGCCTTCCTGCCGGAGTGGATGGGCATCGCTGCTGACCTTGGCCAGGCCAGAGAGAACAGCCCCTAG
- the LOC102962287 gene encoding galactoside 2-alpha-L-fucosyltransferase SEC1 isoform X1, producing the protein MWSAKDIARGGQPRAGWPRRLKAAIARSWATCPSFSTVYFLFIIFVASTVFHCHWRLAVVPGPWAYSGRVVLLPRSLPRGGMFTINAQGRLGNQMGEYATLYALAKMNGRPAFIPAEMHSTLAPIFRISLPVLHHAAAGRIPWRNYPLNDWMEDRHRHIPGEYVRLTGYPCSWTFYHHVRDEIRREFTLHDHVREEAQAFLRRLRVGGRRPGTFVGVHVRRGDYVHVMPRVWKGVVADRGYLERALGWFRARHRAPVFVVTSNGMAWCRENIDASRGDVVFAGNGLQGSPAKDFALLTQCNHSVITVGTFGIWAAYLAGGDTIYLANFTLPHSPFRWIFKPQAAFLPEWMGIAADLGQARENSP; encoded by the exons ATGTGGAGCGCCAAGGACATCGCCCGAGGGGGGCAGCCCCGAGCAGGCTGGCCCAGGAGGCTCAAGGCAG CCATCGCGAGATCCTGGGCCACTTGCCCTTCCTTCTCCACCGTCTACTTCCTCTTCATCATCTTCGTGGCGTCTACTGTCTTCCACTGCCACTGGCGCCTGGCTGTGGTGCCCGGTCCCTGGGCCTACTCGGGCCGCGTCGTCCTGCTCCCCAGATCTCTGCCCCGGGGCGGCATGTTCACCATCAACGCCCAAGGGCGCCTGGGGAACCAGATGGGGGAGTACGCCACCCTGTACGCCCTGGCCAAGATGAACGGGCGGCCCGCCTTCATCCCGGCCGAGATGCACAGCACGCTGGCGCCCATCTTCCGGATCAGCCTCCCCGTCCTGCACCACGCGGCGGCCGGCAGGATCCCCTGGCGGAACTACCCCCTGAACGACTGGATGGAGGACCGCCACCGCCACATCCCGGGGGAGTACGTGCGCCTCACCGGCTACCCCTGCTCCTGGACCTTCTACCACCACGTGCGCGACGAGATCCGGCGCGAGTTCACCCTGCACGACCACGTGCGGGAGGAGGCCCAGGCGTTTCTGCGGCGGCTGCGGGTGGGCGGGCGGCGGCCGGGCACCTTCGTGGGCGTCCACGTGCGCCGCGGCGACTACGTGCACGTCATGCCCCGCGTGTGGAAGGGCGTGGTCGCCGACCGGGGGTATCTGGAGCGGGCCCTGGGCTGGTTCCGGGCCCGCCACCGCGCCCCGGTCTTCGTGGTCACCAGCAACGGCATGGCCTGGTGCCGCGAGAACATCGACGCCTCCCGCGGCGACGTCGTGTTCGCCGGCAATGGCCTTCAGGGCTCGCCGGCCAAGGATTTTGCGTTGCTCACGCAGTGCAACCACAGCGTCATCACCGTGGGCACGTTCGGGATCTGGGCCGCCTACCTGGCGGGCGGGGACACCATCTACCTGGCCAATTTCACCCTCCCGCACTCCCCCTTCCGTTGGATCTTTAAGCCCCAAGCCGCCTTCCTGCCGGAGTGGATGGGCATCGCTGCTGACCTTGGCCAGGCCAGAGAGAACAGCCCCTAG